The genome window CTGCTTGGATTCCCTGTTGATACTGAGATTAGACGATACAGTGGCAGCTGAGGTAAGCGAATGCACCACCCTGCACTGTATAGAGAAAGCTCAGTCATCGCTTTCCCCAGTACAGTGGATACAGTCCCTTGAATAGCTGAGATTGCCTCGACATGCTAAACAGACACGATGTGATGCTGACAGAGAACACGAATGTGGAGGATTGGGATGCTGGAAGAGATTGATTGCGCCCTAAGGGAAGGCAAGAAACCCCGGTGTTCAATCTCAAGAGACAAAAAAGATTTGTGCAAGTTATCGGGAGCGGAGCTGGCTGTCTGATGTGTTTATTTTGGCAGCCTTGGTAAGGTTTGAAGTTTTTTTCCTGGTTCGTTGCAGACGCTATTCGGCTGTGCCTGCGAGATCCAATTTtggaagctgaggctgataGTTTTAGTGGAAGGTAGGTACTCAGTAGAAACAGGAAATGACCGAAGGACTCTCCTTCTGCCAAGCCATACAGCAATATCAAACACTGTCCGCACCTCAGTTAAGGCAGGTGCATCTTTGATTTTGGATCCTGACTTTCAAGGCATGAGATTCAACACCAGACCATGCATCATCACGATATCAATATCGGCTGTTAGTCGATCTAAATCATCGTTGTTCCTCGTTTCAAATCTTCGGCTCTGCGGCCCCGTTCAAGGGCCAATTTCCCTCCGGTCGGGTCGGGTTGTTTGGCTAGAGTCAAACGCAACACTGGCGATCCACACATCGTGTCAGACTGAGGTCATTGCTGGAGGAGGCTCAAAAGCCCGGCCAGTCCAGCAGAGCAACGCTATGCTGTTGAGGCGCATCGCGGAGAAGGGCATTCAATCCGACGTTTAGAGGCTCACCAGCCCCCTTGCAATAGCATGAATCCTTGGGGCACAGGCACTTTTGCTTACTGCTGAGCACCCTCTGTGGCTCACTTATTAGCAATCCTGCGCATGTGGCTCCATTTGGCCTACGAAGTCAAATCTCTGGCATACAGATCGAGTCATCGCCTACGTATGCTGCATGAAAGAGGTACCAGGTTTTGATACCACAGTCCAAGTCAAGGTCCGTGGCGATTGATTGGCAGCCCTGCTCCTTGACCAACGCCGGACACCTGGTCAGCCATGTGCCGAAGCGAGAGATTGAAGCACTGTTACACGCGAGTACACCCAATTCTAGGAGCAAAGACGGGTACTGTACGCGTATTGGCGGGTGTTGAACGGTTGAAGCTTCTACCGTCCCCTGTCATGGAattgttctttttctctgGCTATCGAAACTTGAATACGGTAGTGACGGGCAGCGGCTCCGACTGTTGTCAATGACTCCTCAGGCTCGAGTGACTTGCTCGTTAGTTAATCATCCCAAGATTGTTTAGTCTTGGCCGGATTGCTAGCCGAACCTGTCCTCTTTTTTCTGTCCGCTTACTGGTTCAAAGTAAGCCTGGGAACCACCAGTTTGTGTCAAAGCTCTTTgacatttctttttctccctTGTTGATCCCCTCGTGATCATGATTTGAGAGGGTCTTACAACCGGGGACAAACGAGAATGCAAACATGTGCCAAGAGGACAGAAAGGAATCGACAAAGACACAACGATAAACAGCAGAATCGAGACAATCTTTGGTGGTTGCTCGGTTGAGCGTGGAAACCAAGCTTGTTTATTAGGCCAAAGTCAAAGTTTTTTCTTGAAAAAGTTGAAGCACAAAAGGCCCAACCCCAACCCAGACTACCTTATAGACTTTTTCACCACTTTgcccctcttctctttcattCAGGCAGTCTGACCGGATACGGTCTTAGTTTCCAAGTTCGTATCGTGATCATTGATTGCTCGATCGCCCTCGTCTTAGAGAGAACTTGGTTGAATTTGACAAAACTTTGCTTCTACCACAGTGCCATGGCATGGCTGGCTACCAAGGAGGGGTATGGCGTCTTATTGCATCGTCATTCTGAGATGGctgctcatcatcaagcaatTGTGTTACGACCAACCAGACTGATAGCACATGTCTACCGGACCATTTCGTCCACGTAGATTCACATCGTTTTTATCTCGCTGCCAGACAGCTTTGTTAGTCAGGAACGGAGGATTGCCTATCGTCCCTTCGGATTGCTCTGGCATGGTCGAGAAATTGGATTCGCGCCGGCGCGTCTCATTCTGATTGATCAGCTTGATAGTAAAGGTGTGTAGGTCAGACCTCTCGGATCCAGCGGCGCGCATCTCTATCTCTCTTGTTTTGCGCCGGCTCTCCCTTGAACAAAACCCTTGATCGCCATGAGTATTTCATGCATTGAAGCATCTAAGATCAGCTTGTGTTGCAAGCCTACTAGTTATTGAGCTACACAAGGATCGAGTGCGGAAGTaatcaatcatcatcagcgaTAATGTCAATTGTAATCGCAAGCATGATGatttatgatgatgatatttaTGGCGTCTTTCTCCACTCTCAATGGCTAGCCGTTTCGATTCGAGAGTGTTGTTGGCCCGTTGCGGCGCACTACCGCACTCCGAATAGACGAGGAGGGTCTAACAGAGCACTTTGAGGCAAGCGGTGTCGCGTTTATTCTGTCGACCTTGATGGACTGGGCGCTAGAAAAGCCAGAAAAGGGGTGCCATGAGAGGAAGTGAAAGAAAACGGTGTGAGCCACACTATCCATGATCCATGGCATGATGGCATCCATATGATGGCCGAGCCCCGAATCCCGCCCACAAGCACAAAGCCTCAATCCGACCCTTCAAAGGAACAGTCCAATCCCACTACCGAGCGCTAATTGTAAGCTGGGACGCTAAAGTTACAACACAACGGTTCCCGAATTCCACGTATTCAAGGCTTCAGAGTGTAtcttttataagattaagctTCTGATTTGAGGAATTATGATGAGATAATGAAGCTTATCGCGTAATTGCCAAAGACTATGTTGCTCTGTACGACATACTTGGATTCCAGGGAGGTGTTCTGATTCTCAAGGGAAAGAGgatggaagagaggagagcttAGAGGAGGATCGAGCCAGgatccatcgtcatcttccaaCGTTCCGGTTCCCCATGTGGGAGATGGAATAGCCTTCTCTCATAGGCATGGATACTCTGACGATTTCCAAGAGTTTCGGTTGAATCAAGCTCACACCGCTCTGAGCACGTCTTTCCAATGCAATGCAGTTCCCTTCGCATCTCgccctttctttttcttggctGGCTAGTCCATAGGTGATGGAAGACAGGGTAAGCTAACCAAAGATAAGCCAGTATACAATCCAGCCTATCCGATATGCAACTCGATTTATCCCTGGCACGTTGACGATGGCCCTATGGTAGGACTTGCTTGGCCTATGCTATGTTTCTGAGTCTAGGTTTTTGTCGCTGGGTTCCCCGTGTAACCCTCTTGACCTTTAACTGGCATGACTATGACTCTGCCCCCCCTTTCTTCTTGCGCTGTCATGTCTACCAATTGCTTGGGTGACTTGGCCCGTCCGCCCTGTTCTTAGCACCGAGGCATAGTGTGTACACGGAAAGTGAGCAATCAGGCAAGCAGGTGAGCAGACAGGTGAGGAGGGAGGTTCACCGTATTTGTCTgtgtgtacggagtactgtatGTATAATGATTATATTGGTCTGGAAGGCACAACGTGGTATGTCGGTCAATCTCAGTTCGAGACATTGTCCTTTAACGACATTAATTTTTGGTCATGTGCACAGGTGGTGTATCAGAATAAGTTAGACCTCGGAACATTTCATCagagttgaggttgagttgAATGTGTTGCATTAGGCCGGTGTCTCCCTGCAAACTCAACTTTGTCTCCCTTGTATCGATCAAGTCTTGAGCCTTGGGTAACACCTCTCAACCACCTAAACTTGGACTCTGCGTCTTGCTGCATAAGGAGGACATGCCTAGCATGCTCACACACTCACACACCATCAGGGCCTAACCATTCGCCTCCCCCTTGACCATGGAAAACCCCACTCTATCAAGTTGCAGTGGATGAAAATCATACACCCCTCCCCCCCCGTCCCCCAGTCTCTCCAGTATCCACCCCGGTCTGTCTGTCGTCCACAGTAAAAATTGAGagggaaagggaaaaaataaatttaaaaaaaaaaaagggctGTAGGGAGACGGAAGGGTACGTACCCCAGTCCAAGGTTCCCAGCGTTGGGAAATCCCTGGTCTCTCTGCTGTATGTACAATACAGGCCCCAGTATCGTTGGATGCTGGTCCCATCAAATCAACGGTTCAGTCAATCACTTACTCACTTTGGTCATCACCCTGCCTGTCTCTGCCCAGACTCCTCTCCTGAGTTGCACATTGGAGATTGACAGCGGATCAATATGAGGAGAGGTGTAGATAGAGTGAGTACATAACGTACTGTATGTAATATCTGCCTGTTACAGGGACGAGCACGGGCACACAAGCACAGGTACAGGACCTTAGTGGGCTGTTAGGACTAGGCTTAGTGAAGCTCACACAGACGCTTTCGACTCGGTCAACACAACACAGTGGAGGCCAGCAGGCAGCGCCGTACAGCGCAGCAGAAGAGGCCCTAGGccagtaggtacctacaggCATTAACCTCAGCACAGGCTACAACGCAGCACAGACTTTAGTACTGACACTGACACTGCCAGAAGATCAGCTCGTGTCAAGTGTCAAGTAGAGACGCTccaaataaagaaataacttaAGGTATAGTCTTGGCTGGTCACCCCTCCGCCATAATTTCCCGGCCCCAGGGCAGCCCAAGAAGACACCCCCAAGTCACAGACAGAGAGAGCCCAACGGAACCGTAACAGCAACCGCCCAGGCTCTGGCTCAGCGCACCGTCGCCGCATACAACTTAAGACTCTTCCGCTGCCCGCGTCCaagcaccagcagcttccATTCAGTCTCTTCTATTCTGTGATCTAGCTTTCTTGACGTTAGCTCTCTTTTTTCTACAAAGTCTCGAGTCTCGCCCGCTCCCACGCGCGCCAAAAGAGGACGCCATCATACTTTGAAGCTTCTGCCCTCCCTTGCCCAGTTCGCTCTACCAACTGGACTGCGCCAGGAGGAGATTGCCCTATTTTTTTctctatctttttttaaccTTCTGGTTCCCGGGCTATCATACAGCCACCGCCCCAAGCTGCCACCTACTACCTCCCAGTACTCAGCTACCTTTTTCCACCACAGGCTACTTATTACTACTTGGACTCCCCCCTTTTTCCATCTCAACTATCTTTTCTACCCCTCCCGCTCCACCACCAACTTTCCCATTGACAACCTAACTCACCTCTTTGCCTTTCTCACTTCTTGTCTGTCATAACAATCTACTTTCTTCAAAGAAGCCCTTTGGCACTCTACTCGAGAGAGACGATTATTCTACTCTATCAGCGTTACTCAGACTGCTCCCATCATACACTCGACAACCAAGCGCTGCTCAATTGCAATTCGCCGATCAATTTGCGACAGAGCTGAAATTCCGACCTTTGTCGCGTTCCCTTGACGTTGGGTGACTCAGCCAGTTCGACCTCGATCCTCGAACTCCCTTCTTGGAACCTGTTACTCAAAGAGCCTGCGGTCTCCCGGAATTTTCATCGTTTTCCATTCGAAATTGCGCCTGATCGAGATCTCCTCTGGAAAAGACCCATTGAACTTTCGGCAGTTTCGGGTTTTATCACATCGACGCAAGGAAACCCACCAAGCGCAGGacgttgttggtgttgacacGCTATCGAAGGAGGTGTTTGTAGCTTAAGCTACCCCAACCTGATCGACCTGTGGTTCTCGACGGACTgcttcattctcttcaatcACCTGGACCAGTGGTTCTGCGCTGTGCTGCAGCTCTGTGCCTGTCAAAGACGAACGCCCTGTTTTGCTTGATCCAGCGACCCCAAGGCGGCCCCAAAGGAGCCACCTGCATATCCCGCCCTCTGCCAGCTCACCACGCTGCTGCGAACTTGGCACATCATCACGCCTCGGATCGGCCTTGTCAGGACCTACCCCGTCACCCGCGTGCTGCTCAGCATCACTACCCTCGTGTGGTCCACTCAGCAACACCACAGGCTTCTTGCGTCCCTGCATCTGCATTCATTACGTGCGGTCGACACTGCCCTGGCTCTTCTGGCATCCTATCTGACACTGGCTGCACCCCAGAGTGACAGCTGCTCCACGAGGGATCGGCTTCCGCAGCCTCTTCCCCGCAATTTGCGTCTCTTATCGTTACCCTCAGGCCAGACGTCCCACCATGGCTCCCCATTCTGACTGAGCTTTTATATACGTCGATGCAACCTTCGAGTGCGACCTTTCTCGCCCTTATAGTGTAATCACAACTCTCAGCACGACCATGTCTTCCAGCTTTGATTCAGACTCAAACTCCGCATTAACAACTCACAACCTATCCGAAATGTCCTCATTAACACGCACTCAACTAGGTCAGGTCCAGACAGCCTTTCCTTCACAAACACAACCAGTCCCCATTCCCATGTCAGCTATCAGTGCTTCATCAGGAGCCTCAAACTCACAAGAAGGCTCACCACTTATGTCTCCCGACGCCGCTGTTCTAACTACATACTCCTCCGTCCAGCCCTCGCCTGAGCCCATGCGAGGtagggaggaggaggttttCCCTTCAAGCTTTCAGTTGCCCGAATCTGTGCTGTCCCGGAAGACGAGTACAAACTCTCTTGGATACAATGCCATGTCTGAAGtcgccaacaacagcaaaggAGGTCTCATCCGCCGATTCTCAAACCGAGCCCACCGATTTACTGGCAGAAGACGACCATCCTCTGGTGCCCCTACCAGCCGTGACGGAAGTGTTGGCCCCAGCATTCTCAGACGCCGAAGTGACAGTAACGCCACAGCCCCCCAGGAGAACAGCGCCCTGACGGATACTGATGAGGAGCCTGAGGTCATCCCTGATGACTGCATATCTGTGGTTGGACTTGATGGTGCTACCAACACCTCATCCGCCAACAGCACTCATGGATCCATCAGCGCAAGCGCTGGAGCTATGGCTGGCCCAGTGCTTCCGGCCGAGCTTCGCAATGGATGCCCAGTGAGAAAGGTTTCGAAGAAGAGCCGACCCAAGAGAATCAACCTTGTATACGAGACCGAATCCAACAAGCTTTCCTGGGATGCCACCCGACCTCAAAAGTCTCTCCATGTCGATGAGATTAGAGAGATCCGAACTGGTTCAGATATCCAACAGTACATCATCGACTACGGCCTGGGCGAGGAGGCAGCCAAGTACAGCGACAAGTGGTTTACTATCATTTACACAGTTCCCGAGAACTCGAAAACAAGATTTCTGCACATTGTTACAGACAACACTAAGAGCTTGTCACTTTGGACAGAATTCTTGGACGCCATGTTGAGATACCGTCAAGAACTCATGACATCGTTGATGGCATTCAACGACCGTGCTGTTGCCCAGTACTGGCAAACAGAAATGGCCAAGGAGTTTGGTGACCAGATTCGCAGCCCCGAGCAAGAGGAGATGAACATTGCCGGAGTGAAGCGTGTGTGCCAAAACCTTCACATTTACAGTTCGCAAGCGACCCTGGAAGTCAACTTTCACTTGTCTGATTCGCGACGACGACAAAAACTAAACTTTAGGGAGTTCAAGGACTTTGTTCGACGCATGAAGCAAAGGACCGACGTTCAACGAATTATCCGTGGCTTTGCCGCCAACCCCGAGTTCGGTCTTACCTCGACAGAATTCCTCACCTTTCTCCGCGACGTCCAAGGCGAGGATGTTGACTCCAACCGCGTTGCCTGGGAGAAGCTGTTCTCTCGGTTCTGCCGTAAGTACCGCAATGATGAGGTCGACCTTCAAGAAAACGCCGAGATTATGTCCGAAGCCGCCTTTGTTGGTTTCTTGACGTCAGAGCATAACGATGTGATCCAACCCGAGCCTCAAAACATTGTCCTGGACCGCCCGATGAACGAGTATTTCATTTCAAGCTCCCACAACACCTACCTCCTCGGTCGCCAAGTTGCTGGTCAGTCTAGCGTTGAGGGCTACATCTCAGCTCTTGTCCGGGGATGCCGATGTGTTGAGGTCGACTGCTGGGACGGCTACAACGGTCAGCCCGAAGTTAATCATGGCCGCACCATGACGACTTCAATCAGCTTCAAGGAGGTTATGaccaccatcaacaagtACGCTTTCGTCAAGTCCAAGTACCCCCTTTGGATTTCACTCGAGGTCCATTGCAGTCCGGCCCAACAGGCGACAATGACGGAGATCATCAAGGAATGCTTCGGTGCACGACTGGTCACGGAGACTTTGGAGGCGTTCCCCGATAAGCTTCCTACCCCTTCCGAACTGATGGAACGTGtcctcatcaaggtcaagaagcctcAGATTAAGGAAGAGCCTGTTTCCGTCGGCAATGACTTCCGTGGTCGACGAAGGGGCAACAGCCTCAACTCACCTATGATGCGACCCTCGGCTCCCGATGGCACTCCTTTGATGCCCTCTCAGTCCCTTCCCCAGAGCCCTATGTTGACGCCCAGCCACTCCTCGCGAAGATTGGTCAGCAAGACCCGTGTCAACACTATCACCGAGGGCCGTGTTCAGGATATGATGAGCAGCAGCACTAGCGACAACGAGAGCGCAGGTGAACagccagccaagaaggcc of Fusarium musae strain F31 chromosome 5, whole genome shotgun sequence contains these proteins:
- a CDS encoding hypothetical protein (BUSCO:EOG09260GIX); translated protein: MSSLTRTQLGQVQTAFPSQTQPVPIPMSAISASSGASNSQEGSPLMSPDAAVLTTYSSVQPSPEPMRGREEEVFPSSFQLPESVLSRKTSTNSLGYNAMSEVANNSKGGLIRRFSNRAHRFTGRRRPSSGAPTSRDGSVGPSILRRRSDSNATAPQENSALTDTDEEPEVIPDDCISVVGLDGATNTSSANSTHGSISASAGAMAGPVLPAELRNGCPVRKVSKKSRPKRINLVYETESNKLSWDATRPQKSLHVDEIREIRTGSDIQQYIIDYGLGEEAAKYSDKWFTIIYTVPENSKTRFLHIVTDNTKSLSLWTEFLDAMLRYRQELMTSLMAFNDRAVAQYWQTEMAKEFGDQIRSPEQEEMNIAGVKRVCQNLHIYSSQATLEVNFHLSDSRRRQKLNFREFKDFVRRMKQRTDVQRIIRGFAANPEFGLTSTEFLTFLRDVQGEDVDSNRVAWEKLFSRFCRKYRNDEVDLQENAEIMSEAAFVGFLTSEHNDVIQPEPQNIVLDRPMNEYFISSSHNTYLLGRQVAGQSSVEGYISALVRGCRCVEVDCWDGYNGQPEVNHGRTMTTSISFKEVMTTINKYAFVKSKYPLWISLEVHCSPAQQATMTEIIKECFGARLVTETLEAFPDKLPTPSELMERVLIKVKKPQIKEEPVSVGNDFRGRRRGNSLNSPMMRPSAPDGTPLMPSQSLPQSPMLTPSHSSRRLVSKTRVNTITEGRVQDMMSSSTSDNESAGEQPAKKAPNKTVKVLGELGVYCAGVKFSGFDTVDAKQYNHIFSFMESSFAKHSRAKDQKMALDIHNMRYMMRVYPDRTRITSNNFDPLIYWRRGVQMAALNWQTFDLGMQLNRAMFDGKDASGYVLKPAELRDIQVLPYNSDIAEGKKERSVVSFSIDVISAQQLMRPANLPANKSMDPYVEIEIFHANDKRDKKEADSNLVMEHDSPLKVQTEVIRENGFNPMFDKQFKFKVTTKHPDLIFVRWSVKLSSDGESYNERPAVATYTAKLTNLKQGYRTLPLLNHAGDQYLFSKLFCKIKVDSVQKMLIDAPRRTQDGNKLNRLGGKVFSRINTSPKSTIEKSSSEKTSFDSY